The following proteins are co-located in the Camelina sativa cultivar DH55 chromosome 12, Cs, whole genome shotgun sequence genome:
- the LOC104730281 gene encoding protein SMAX1-LIKE 2-like, whose amino-acid sequence MRAGLVTIQQTLTPEAATVLNQSIAEATRRNHGHTTPLHVAATLLSSSSGYLRQACIKSHPNSSHPLQCRALELCFSVALERLPTTSTTTTTTTTTSSSSSSSPSQTQEPLLSNALTAALKRAQAHQRRGCPEQQQQPLLAVKVELEQLIISILDDPSVSRVMREASFSSPAVKSAIEQSLMIGNNSVSSNSRQTGILNPSSIGFGYRSVPTPVNRNLYLNPRLQQHGVGMMMVQRRTDETKRVIEIMIRTRKRNPVLVGDSEPHILVNEILEKIENGEFSDGPLRDFKVIRLEKELVSQLATRFGEISGLVETRIGGGGGVVLDLGDLKWLVEHPAANGGAVTEMRKLLERYKGRLCFIGTATCETYLRCQVYYPSMENDWDLQAMPIAAKASSLPAMFPRLGSSNNNNNAMLLSNNIISIESISPTRSFQIPMSKMSCCSRCLESYENDVAKVEKDLTGNNRSVLPQWLQNAKANNDDGDKKLRKDQQIVELQKKWNDLCSRLHSNSERIVSSTLPVMKLNSRSDITPPGSPVGTDLVLGRANRVLSTPEKKKTREGCFGKLGDSFDIDLFKKLLKGLAKSVWWQHDAASSVAAAITECKHGNGKSKGDIWLMFTGPDRTGKSKMAYALSDIVSGSQPITITLGSGSRTDDGLNLRGKTALDRFAEAVRRNPFAVIVLEDIDEADVLLRNNVKLAMERGRISDSYGREVSLGNVIIILTSNSSFGSAENVTPIDETRLESLVVSRGWQLRLSVCNNSSKNRKRKPNWLYSDNEQTKQRKEICFDLNEAAEFDSSSDVTVEHDQEDNNGNLVQKLVALADDTILFRPVDFDSIKNRTAESLKKRFSNGTVEIEDDALERIAGAIWLSKISLEEWVEEAMGSRLNTVKSRVSSTEDSVIRIELEDDLSDRISGGYLPSSIRTVIV is encoded by the exons ATGAGAGCAGGTTTGGTTACAATACAGCAAACGCTAACGCCGGAAGCAGCGACTGTTTTAAACCAGTCTATAGCCGAAGCAACACGTCGTAACCATGGCCACACCACGCCTCTCCACGTGGCTGCtactctcttatcttcttcctctggttaTCTCCGACAAGCTTGTATCAAATCTCACCCTAACTCTTCTCACCCTCTCCAGTGTCGTGCTCTTGAGCTCTGTTTCAGCGTCGCCCTCGAACGCCTCCCTACTAcatctacaacaacaacaacaacaaccactacttcgtcttcttcttcttcttcaccgtctCAAACGCAAGAACCGCTTCTTTCTAACGCTTTGACCGCGGCTTTAAAACGCGCTCAAGCTCATCAACGACGTGGTTGTCctgagcagcagcagcaacctCTCTTAGCCGTTAAAGTCGAGCTCGAGCAGCTTATAATATCGATTCTTGATGACCCGAGTGTGAGTCGGGTCATGCGTGAAGCTAGCTTCTCTAGCCCCGCCGTTAAATCAGCGATCGAACAGTCGTTGATGATTGGTAACAACTCTGTTTCTTCTAACTCGAGACAAACCGGGATTTTAAACCCGTCTTCAATTGGGTTTGGTTATCGTTCCGTACCGACTCCGGTTAACCGGAATCTTTATCTCAATCCCCGGTTACAACAACACGGCGTTGGGATGATGATGGTACAGAGGAGGACCGATGAAACGAAACGGGTCATTGAGATTATGATCCGAACCCGGAAACGTAACCCGGTTCTCGTCGGAGACTCAGAGCCTCACATCCTAGTGAATGAGATTCTCGAGAAGATCGAGAACGGCGAGTTCTCCGACGGACCGCTTCGTGACTTCAAGGTGATCCGTTTAGAGAAAGAGTTAGTTTCGCAATTAGCGACGAGGTTTGGCGAAATCTCCGGTTTGGTAGAGACTCGGatcggtggtggtggcggtgtTGTTCTTGATCTCGGCGATCTGAAATGGTTAGTGGAACATCCGGCTGCGAACGGCGGAGCTGTGACGGAGATGAGGAAGCTTCTTGAGAGATACAAAGGAAGGTTATGTTTCATTGGTACAGCTACTTGTGAGACTTATCTACGATGTCAAGTTTATTATCCATCAATGGAGAATGATTGGGATCTTCAAGCTATGCCCATCGCCGCCAAAGCATCGTCTCTTCCGGCGATGTTCCCAAG ACTTGGGAGCagtaataacaacaacaacgctATGTTATTAAGCAATAACATTATTTCGATTGAGTCAATATCTCCGACGAGAAGCTTTCAGATTCCGATGAGTAAAATGAGCTGTTGCTCTCGGTGTTTGGAGAGTTATGAAAACGACGTAGCTAAGGTGGAAAAAGAtttaaccggaaataaccggtCGGTTTTGCCACAGTGGTTGCAGAACGCTAAAGCTAACAACGATGATGGTGACAAGAAACTT AGGAAAGATCAACAGATTGTGGAGTTGCAGAAGAAATGGAATGACTTGTGTTCCCGTTTACATTCGAATTCAGAAAGAATCGTTTCTTCTACGTTGCCTGTGATGAAACTAAACTCAAGATCGGACATTACTCCACCAGGGAGTCCGGTCGGGACGGATTTGGTTCTTGGACGGGCTAACAGAGTTTTATCCAcaccagagaagaagaagaccagaGAAGGGTGTTTCGGAAAGCTAGGAGATTCGTTTGATATCGATTTGTTCAAGAAGCTACTAAAAGGCTTAGCGAAAAGCGTTTGGTGGCAGCACGATGCAGCGTCTTCGGTAGCTGCAGCGATCACAGAATGCAAACACGGGAACGGGAAATCAAAGGGTGATATATGGTTGATGTTTACAGGTCCAGACAGAACAGGGAAGAGCAAAATGGCATATGCGTTATCAGATATTGTCTCGGGGAGCCAACCGATAACCATCACCCTCGGTTCTGGTTCCAGGACTGACGATGGTTTAAACCTCCGTGGTAAAACAGCGTTGGATAGATTCGCGGAAGCGGTGAGAAGAAACCCTTTTGCGGTTATTGTTTTGGAAGACATCGATGAAGCGGATGTATTGCTACGTAACAACGTGAAGCTAGCGATGGAACGAGGGAGAATCAGTGATTCGTATGGCCGCGAGGTTAGTCTAGGAAACGTTATTATAATCCTTACCTCGAATTCATCGTTCGGTTCAGCTGAAAACGTTACTCCTATCGATGAAACACGACTAGAGTCTCTGGTGGTGAGCAGAGGATGGCAGTTAAGGCTCTCTGTTTGCAACAACAGCAGCAAAAACCGTAAACGAAAACCGAACTGGCTTTATAGCGACAATGAACAAACAAAGCAGAGGAAAGAGATCTGTTTCGACTTAAACGAGGCAGCCGAATTCGATTCATCAAGCGATGTAACGGTCGAGCACGATCAAGAAGATAATAATGGCAACCTTGTTCAGAAGCTAGTGGCGTTAGCAGATGATACCATACTCTTTAGACCGGTTGATTTCGATTCGATCAAGAACCGTACGGCGGAATCTTTAAAGAAACGTTTCTCTAACGGTACCGTGGAGATTGAAGACGATGCTTTAGAGAGAATAGCTGGTGCGATTTGGCTAAGTAAGATCAGCTTAGAGGAATGGGTTGAAGAAGCAATGGGTTCGAGATTGAATACCGTGAAATCTCGAGTTTCGTCTACGGAAGATTCAGTGATTAGGATTGAGCTTGAAGATGATCTGAGTGATAGAATCTCCGGAGGTTATCTTCCGAGTAGTATCAGAACGGTGATCGTTTga